A region from the Chelmon rostratus isolate fCheRos1 chromosome 6, fCheRos1.pri, whole genome shotgun sequence genome encodes:
- the pskh1 gene encoding serine/threonine-protein kinase H1 homolog — translation MGCRNSKVLPEPPGDVQLDLVKKVDPPQPPQTDIYKHFIRGDGTRSKTGGAGGGGGDKADSTSPFQAQAATPTASAQPPKDPSELSDPQRKKVAKYRAKFDPRVTAKYDIKALIGRGSFSRVVRVEHKSTRQPYAIKMIETRYREGREVCESELCVLRRVRHTNIIQLMEVFETAERVYMVMELATGGELFDRIIARGSFTERDATRVLQMVLDGVKYLHTLGITHRDLKPENLLYYHPGADSKIIITDFGLASSRKKGDECLMKTTCGTPEYIAPEILVRKPYTNAVDMWALGVISYILLSGTMPFEDDNRMRLYRQILKGKYSFSGEPWPSVSNLAKDFVERILTVDPSERLTAGQALKHPWIVSMAASSSMKNLQRCISQNLLKRASSRCHSTKSAQSTRSSRSTKSNKARRVREKELRELNRRYQQQYNG, via the exons ATGGGGTGCAGGAACAGTAAGGTCCTCCCTGAGCCTCCAGGGGATGTTCAGTTGGACCTGGTCAAAAAG gttgatCCTCCTCAACCTCCTCAGACAGATATCTATAAGCACTTCATACGAGGGGATGGCACGAGGAGCAAGACGGGTGGGGCTGGTGGAGGGGGAGGCGACAAGGCTGACTCCACCTCCCCATTTCAGGCCCAAGCCGCCACTCCCACTGCTTCTGCTCAGCCCCCCAAGGACCCGTCCGAACTGTCGGACCCTCAGCGGAAGAAGGTGGCAAAATATCGAGCCAAGTTTGACCCACGGGTCACAGCCAAGTACGACATCAAAGCTCTGATAGGTCGCGGGAGTTTCAGCCGGGTCGTCCGCGTGGAGCACAAGAGCACGCGGCAGCCGTACGCCATCAAGATGATCGAGACCCGTTAccgggaggggagggaggtgtGCGAGTCGGAGCTGTGCGTTCTGCGGCGCGTCCGTCATACCAACATAATCCAGCTGATGGAGGTCTTTGAGACGGCAGAGCGCGTGTACATGGTGATGGAGCTGGCCACCGGAGGAGAGCTCTTCGACCGGATCATTGCTCGCGGCTCCTTCACAGAGCGGGACGCCACGCGGGTGCTGCAGATGGTGCTGGATGGCGTCAAGTATCTCCACACTTTGGGCATCACTCACCGAGACCTGAAGCCGGAGAACCTGCTCTACTACCACCCCGGAGCCGACTCCAAGATCATCATCACTGACTTTGGTTTGGCCAGTAGCAGGAAGAAGGGGGACGAGTGTCTGATGAAGACCACCTGTGGCACGCCAGAGTACATCGCCCCTGAGATCCTGGTGCGGAAGCCCTATACAAACGCTGTAGACATGTGGGCGCTGGGGGTGATATCGTACATCCTGCTGAGCGGAACCATGCCCTTTGAGGACGACAACCGCATGAGGCTGTACCGCCAGATCCTCAAGGGGAAGTACAGCTTCTCTGGAGAG CCGTGGCCCAGCGTGTCCAACCTGGCCAAAGACTTTGTGGAGCGGATTCTGACGGTGGACCCCAGCGAGCGCCTCACAGCCGGCCAGGCCCTTAAGCACCCCTGGATCGTCAGCAtggccgcctcctcctccatgaaGAACCTACAGCGCTGTATATCTCAGAACCTCCTGAAGCGGGCGTCGTCGCGCTGCCACAGCACCAAGTCGGCCCAGTCCACTCGCTCCAGCCGCTCCACCAAATCCAACAAAGCCCGGCGGGTGCGAGAGAAGGAGCTGCGCGAGCTGAACCGTCGATATCAGCAGCAGTATAATGGCTGA